The Drosophila biarmipes strain raj3 chromosome X, RU_DBia_V1.1, whole genome shotgun sequence genome includes the window TTGAAGTAGAATACCCGGGCATATCCGTCCGGATAGGTGGAGCCGCAGCCGCCCACCACGaacccggccacgcccaccagctGGTTGTTGTAGACGGCCGGGCCGCCGGAGTCCCCATTGCATGCGCCGTTGTCCACCACGTGGAGCAGGCACAGCTCGCCCTCGAATCCGAAGTCGATGAGCTCCTCGCACTGCTCCGTGGATATGGACTTCAGGGTGTTGAACTGCAGGTAGCGGGGCAAATCGCCCTGATGCTTGATCCTTCCCCAGCCGGAGATGATGACATCCACATCCGCCGGCGTGTCCGCGGTGGGCAGATCGATGGGCTGAATGCTGCTGGAGAAGATCAGCGGGGTCTCCAGGCGCAGCAGGGCCACGTCGTTGAGGAAGTTGCCGTAGCCCTCGTGGACAATCACCTCGGCCACCTGGTGGAGCACTCCGCCGCTGAAGCGATCGTTGGAGCCCGCCCGAATGGTGAAACGATCCGCGGCAATGGGCGTAATCACGTGATTCGCATCCTCGTCGGACACACAATGGGCGGCGGTCAGGATGAAGTTCCTGGTCAGGATCGAGCCGCCACAGCTGTGGGAGCCGGCGTTGCGCAGGGACACCTGGTGGGGAAACTGGGCCTTGGCCGCATCCTCACCGCCCACCACTCGGCCGTTGAGTTTACCGGGTGCCGAATGTACGGTGAGCACTAGGCACAGCAAACAGCTGGCGAGCAGGAGCGCCACGTTGGGGTTCGtcattttctttaaatctgcAAGAACCGAGTGGCCCACCCTCTTTATATACAGTCGGGGATTACGCCTCCTGATTTGCAACCCGCACTATCTTATCCGTATCTTATCGCCCTCACCCAAGagatttattatatatatgccTTCCTCCTTTTGGCGAGGCCTGTACACAAGCTAATCGAAGAGTCGCGGCGATTGGGAATTATGTCATTGCTAATTGTTTTACGGCTTCCTGGCTAATCTTGACTAGTTGGTCCGCCCAAGTTTTCCCAGACATTTCCATTTGGAAGTTCCGAAAACCGCCTTCATCGATCTGATATGCGCAGAATAACACATATGTATTTTGTATAACATGCTAGGTGGGAAACTGCAGGTGCGCCCAAAGGCCTGCCAATAagtggttttaaaattaaattctgcAATTGTCATGTAACTTAGGTAACTTCGCCAAAGCCTTGGTCGCAGAAAAtcggtataaaaataataaggtCAAGAGTAAAGCCAGTCAGCAATTAGTAACTCCAAGCCAATATGGATATCTTCTATATTTCCTATACGACTAAtgtttcaaataaaatgttgaagCCCCTTAAAAGTCACCCTCCAAAAGTAGCCATTAGCAATACTTTAACTTATTAGCAATATTTTTCGTAAATATAAAACTGAACAGAGCTGATCAATTCTAAAATCGACGAACACTTTATTGAATTATCGAAAATGCAGCCAGTAAAATCGAATCTATTTCACATCCGAGTTCTTCCTGATCCAATCGTTGTGGAAGTGGACCCTGGCATATCCATCGGGGTAGCTGGTTCCACAGGCGGACCAGACGaacccggccacgcccacgacCTGGTTGTTGTAGATGGCCGGGCCGCCGGAATCCCCGTGGCAGGCACCGTTGTTGGCCTCGTGGATGAGGCAGAGTTCGCTCTGGACTCCCCAGCCAATCAGCTCGTCGCACCTGTCCAGGGAGATGGACTTCAGCGTGTTGTACTGCAGGTAGCGTGGCAGGTCGCCCTGATGCTTGATCCTTCCCCAGCCGGAAATGATGACATCCACATCCGCCGGCGTGTCCGCGGTGGGCAGATCGATGGGTTGAATGTTGCTGGACAGGATCAGGGGGGTCTCCAGGCGCAGCAGGGCCACGTCGTTGAGGAAGTTGCCGTACTCCTCGTGGACAATAACCTCGGCCACTTGGACGAGCACTCCGCCGCTCAGTCGGTCATTGGACCCCGCTCGAATGGTTAGTCTATTCGCGGCAGTGGCTACCAGGTTTCCATTTGCATCCGTGCTGGTCACACAGTGGGCGGCGGTTAGGATGTAGTTCTTGGACAGAATGGAGCCACCACAACTATGGGAACCGCCGTTTCTCAGGGAGATCTGGTGGGGAAACTGCGCCTTGCTCGCATCCTCACCGCCCACCACACGGCCGTCGAGCGTGCCGGGTGCCGACTGTACGGGCAGCACCAGCAGGAGCGAAAAGCCGGCGAGCAGAGTTCCAATGGCAGCGACTCTCATTTTCGAAATGGGAAAGGCCCGAGCAGGGGCACCTCCTTATATAGACGGGCTTTGGAATTGATTTATAGCACCCCGCAAAACGTTCTACTTAGGCGCTCTGTGAAAGAAGGTTTTAAGAAACCAGCCCCTTCTCCCGAAAGTGCTGTCATATAAATCTGAATATACTATAAACTTTGATTTATCTAGAAACTGTAAACATATATACGTAAACTAATGTATTTATGTTACTATActagaaaatatttactttacttaggGGTTAAGCCTGAAATATCTTATCGCACAATTCGATTTATTTTGAGACCTTATACAGAAGCCAATCTTATCGCCCACTATTGCGAAGATTCAGCGATTTCTAGTCTCGAAATTCTTTCAATAGTCTAACTTTGCTTTATCTGATTGCATACTTTGCGGCAACACAATCTTTGAAGAACAATCGGCAGCCTACAAAAAGAATCGTATTGTGATAAATATGTCCAAGCCACTGCCTGAGAAAACCAATCCACAAACTATTGAAGCTCTTCTGCTAATGCCACTTACtaaatctgcatgccaagggCCAGAAGAATTGAAAGGGAAGAGACGAGAGAAGACACCTGGATGACAATGGGGCTAGCTGTGGCCTAAGAACAATAACGGTAACGGGCCGTGAAACGATTCGTGATAAACCCATTAGCCCATCCAAGGCTGCATTGTTTCTTGGAAGTGCGAAAGAGAGGGCCAGGGCCGGCAGAAAGAGACGGCCACAATTGACGGCTGAAGACACAATTAGAGGAGGGCTGAGCAGGAGAGGGCACAGGGAATTCTCCGCACTTATTTTTTGTCTGCATTCGAATGCGTGTTTGTCTGTCGGTTTGTTTGTGCTCGGTGGCGACTGAGACTGTggtaactttttatttaatcaaagCGAAGCGAGCGCAAAGCGAGAAGAGCCTGCGAAAGGATAAACGCGGACGGACCAAAGGAAAAGGACGAATCAGTAATGCACCGAAAGGAATTCATCTGTAACGTATACATGCaaa containing:
- the LOC108027493 gene encoding serine protease SP24D-like — protein: MTNPNVALLLASCLLCLVLTVHSAPGKLNGRVVGGEDAAKAQFPHQVSLRNAGSHSCGGSILTRNFILTAAHCVSDEDANHVITPIAADRFTIRAGSNDRFSGGVLHQVAEVIVHEGYGNFLNDVALLRLETPLIFSSSIQPIDLPTADTPADVDVIISGWGRIKHQGDLPRYLQFNTLKSISTEQCEELIDFGFEGELCLLHVVDNGACNGDSGGPAVYNNQLVGVAGFVVGGCGSTYPDGYARVFYFKDWIKQHSDV
- the LOC108027490 gene encoding serine protease SP24D gives rise to the protein MRVAAIGTLLAGFSLLLVLPVQSAPGTLDGRVVGGEDASKAQFPHQISLRNGGSHSCGGSILSKNYILTAAHCVTSTDANGNLVATAANRLTIRAGSNDRLSGGVLVQVAEVIVHEEYGNFLNDVALLRLETPLILSSNIQPIDLPTADTPADVDVIISGWGRIKHQGDLPRYLQYNTLKSISLDRCDELIGWGVQSELCLIHEANNGACHGDSGGPAIYNNQVVGVAGFVWSACGTSYPDGYARVHFHNDWIRKNSDVK